DNA from Coffea arabica cultivar ET-39 chromosome 10c, Coffea Arabica ET-39 HiFi, whole genome shotgun sequence:
ctacaCTATCAGTAGCATAAATAAAGAAAGATGATAATCACGAAATTAATAAATCTCATCAGGAAGATAtaaacttgtagatctacaCTAACAACATCATAATAAGTAAAAAAAGATAGCCATCACCCCACTTCCTGATGAACAGCATTCACAGTACCATTTGGACGTATAgatatatgtgtatgtatgtatgtatgtatgtatgcgtTGTATAGATGATGATTTTAATGTAATTATGGATGGATTTCcacattattgaaaaaaaaaatcacaaaacatgaaaaaggaaggaaatcACCTGGAGAAGACATGAATAGACCTTAGATATTGTTAGGTGAAATGCCAAAAACTGTTATGTAGCCTATGTAGGAAGTCATAGGCTAGCAAAATTTGCAACACAGCTAGTTAATGACATTGATTGGAAAAACAACTTCCCAACTTGGTTAGTAGAAGCAGCCTACAATGATTGGAAGGCTGAGACTTCTTTTTGTAATTAACCCCTTGTATTATCAAGtgaatatatataatatgaCATCTAAcgtttgaggaaaaaaaaaaagatatcatGCACAAATTATCTGGTGCAAATTCCATCTCGCTTAACTGATTTTTTagacaaaatgataaaaatgaagtGTTTCAATGATCAAAATGAAATATTTCATGAGTTCTGTGGCTTCATTGACATGAAAAGAAGTACAGTGAATTCGATGAGATTTTAAAAAAGTTTGGTGATTTATGGTACACTTTACCCAAATTTTAATGAAGCTATCCACAACACCACAAATAGACAAACACTTCATTGGCACTTgaattttttaccaagtttgtctgctctaagttttttaaaaattttaactacagtaatcttaaaaaacttttcaacgtttttaaactatacacttcaaaatattcaaaattatacacacttcaaaaattttttaaaaaacttcaaCAGTAAACTacaataaagttttagacaaacaacTCACTTGTCAAACGGGAATGTGCTTCGACTTAATTGCCAAACTTAAGTCTGCAAAGAGATATATTAGTTCTTAGTTAAGAGAAAAAACTCAGACAAAATAACACAATTTTAACCCTAAAGGCAAATCCTTTTATGACATTCTAATGTAGTAAGAATGCTCTCATGCTATGTGTGTGTACCAAAACATTGAATGTAAATTCAATGACAACAAATATGCGCTacattcaacaagaagcaaaatcACAAATCCTTCCATAACAATAATGTCTAATATTTCATATTctcattttccaaaattttagaAAACGAAAAATTTAGCTAAGATGTAATAGGAATAAACTTGTCTCACTAAAGTTTTAAATTAAGAGTTAGAAATTAGAATaattatttgacaaaaaaaaagaaattagaatAATTAAACTAACTAAGTGCTATAAGCAATAACACTTATTGCCCTAAGACTTCGCATACAAAAGTTTTTATAAAAGTTTCACAgtaaattatagtaaaattttaaaaaattttataaaaattcaaCAGCAaaatacagtaaaattttaaacaaactcaaaaaaacggttcttacaaaaattctaaagtaaattatagtaaaatttgaaacaaactcaaaaaaaaaaaaaaattatgccgTTTTGGTCAATGATCTTGTTCTATGTTTTTCCAGGGTGAGAAGTTGACACACTGCCAAATTCCCATCTCCTCCCTCGGTCATGCATCGAGCCGGAAGCTCCACTTCTCTTTTGTTAGTAACGGTTGTTAAATCATTAGAAGCGGTAGGTTTAGTTGGTAGGAGCAGCGGTAGGTGGAGTCAAAGTCCCAGCAGTCATCACACACTCCATCGCCACTTTTTCATCTCGAGAATCCCAGGTAATCAAACAAGAATCCCAATTTCCCAGGTAATCAAACTCCCTCGGTCATGTTATGATTGTTGTCTCTAATTGTCACTTCTCCCTTGATTAGAGATTACAATTCTGGGTGTTATTTGAGAAAATATTTCCTAGTTTTTGGGAATTCATAAAATATTGAAACATGGGTGTTGGGGTGGAAATGTTGGCATCAGAAAGTGTAACTTTATTGACCCTTTTCATTATAACAGTAATATTGGGATCTTGAGAACGTATTCTTATGACTTGCTAAGAGTGAAATGCAACTAGTTGGAATCTGCAAAATATGCAGCGGTGGCATCATTTGAAGTTCTTGTGATTGATGGTTGGCAACTTGCCATCTAGAACATTTAACACTAGAGATTCATCAAATTTTTGACTACTTTGAAGGATCCTCCATTTGGGTGTTGTTTCTGttgatttcttttgttatgGTGGTAGTATCGCACCACTATGTTTCCTTGCCTTCAAAGCCATTTTATGATTGAATATGTTGTTTATCACGGGCTAGACGATACATGgttataattttttatcttcattttcacTTATATTTGGCTAGTGTCCATGCCAGAACAATTAGGAAGATTAAGACTGTGACTTACTGCATTAAAGTTATGATTTTTATTCTACTTTCCCATTTTAGGCTCTCCCTTTCCAAAGTTAAACAGCACATGTGTGCAATTAAACGTGGAATAAGTGCCAACAGGTAATGGCAGATGCATTTGAGATTTCATGGAGGCATTTGCCATTGTCTTATGCtctgtatttttattttctgttgCCGTAGATGAATTGTTGAACATTGTATAATGATCCAAATTAGTCTCTAcactaaaagaaaaagggtaGCCTACCCAAACAGAAAATCTTGGGAATGGTTTTGTTGCATTGCTAGCTTATACCAGCTTAGGTATTCTTATTTTCCTGACTTTTAGATCACATCTTTGGTATCTTTTCTTGATAGAGAACTGTTGAGCAGCAGTAAAATAAGCATTGTGTTGCTTTCTCTGCATAGCGAATGCATTCTTTCTCTAATTAGTTAAAATCAGAAGGTAATGCAGTGAGTTAGAATCGAATGAAAGAGTTTTGAGATGTAACACAGGAGGAGGTTTACAGGTTCCAAAAATAATGACAAGAAACAGTATGATTGCAATTTGACAGTAGGTGATGAATTAAAAATATTACATTCTAATCATGCTGCAGTTTATCTGGATATATGCAAATGTATAATGTATTTTTCTGTCTATTAGAATTGAACAACAAAAGAACATGTTAGGATAAAGTTGTGCTTTGAAGGTACAAATGGTATGCTGTTTGACATTTAAGCTTATGAAGGCAGGCATAGTGGGGAAGGCCAAAAAATGGACAATGGAAGTGATCAAGTTACACGCGTTCTTTTTTGTGGGCCTCACTTTCCAGCATCTCATGATTATACAAGAGAATATCTGCAGGACTATCCATTTGTAAAGGTAATTAACTTCGTAACTTCCATAATTATGTATATGATTGTATGTCCTAAAGCTAGTCACTTCTCATAATTGCAGCACCAAGTAACATAAATCTATTTGTATTTGGAAACAATGTACAAATTTCTACTGCATGAGTTGTACAAATTGTCAAGTATAATCATCTGAACAAAGTTTTGCCAAAAATATGAACCTGGTTTTATGAGATATGGAGAAGATCTAAGAGTTATGCAAATAATCTAATATTGTTACTTATACTAATCTCTAAGCTCGACATGTTTAAAATGGGAAGTTTGATTAAATGCAGTTAGTCCCCATGTGTTACATGCCTATCGTACTAGAAAAATTATGTACTTTGGGCAAATAAGGTACTCACCTATGCCCACTTGCAAAAGCCAAATTGCACCTTTTCTTGAAAAGTGGTCAGCTTTGTAGCTTAAAATATTATAGTGAAATGTGGTACAGTGCATAAAGCTCTGCTAGTTCTAACATGTTCAAGCTGCATCCAAATAAGCAAGGAAAAATGATTCAAGAGCATTTGGAACATAATTATGGAAGAAAAACTGTAAATGATATGGTATAGGTACTGTGAGGAGAGTTAGCTGGTAACTGGTATGGAAAAGGATTTCAACTAAGTGCTGAAAGTGGCAGAGAGATAGGATTAAGAGGATGAAAATTATGACATAATTGGGGACATGTCAGAACTGCAATTAAGAACTAATAAGTATATTGAGATTCAAGATATGTATATGCCTGTAGGGAGAGTTTGTACTTTTCTATTATTCCGTCATACAGTTTTTAGCAACTACACTTGTACAGTTTTTACCCTTTTAGCCTGATTCACTATTTTTTTTCTCCTCACTTTTTACTGTGCGATTGTCTAAATTCAAGTTCATCGTAATGCTTTCACTTTTGCTTtgtcttttcaaaattgaagaaataCCAATTGGCTTTCCAAGTTTTGATTAATAGTTGTGCAATTaagttttctcttctctttctgGTCTGTTGATGCTTCTCTGACATGTTTTTGGATAGTTGAGTGACAGTTGTAGACTTACATCCATATAAATGCTTTGTTAAGCTTTTTTATCCTTTTTATTGCAGGTTGATGATGTTCCATTTGACAGTGTGCCTGATGTAATTGGAAACTATCATCTTTGTGTGGTAAAAAGTATGCGACTGAACTCAGAGCTGATTTCTCATGCAAAGAGGATGAAGCTCATTATGCAGTATGGGGTTGGCTTGGAAGGTGTTCTTTTACACTTACATGAAGCTCGTGAACTTTCTTGTCTATGTCAATCTTCCCCTGATGCTCTGTCTAATTTAGTGGTTTTTTTTGGTTACATAAAGGTGTTGACATTGGTGCTGCATCAAAGCATGGGATAAAGATTGCCAGAATTCCAAGTGGTGCAACAGGAAATGCAGTATCATGTGCTGAAATGGCCATATATCTGATATTGGGTCTTCTTCGTAAACAAGTTGGTTGTTTCAGCCCTTCTGTTCTGTATGATTTACCTAGCAACATAGAGTAGACATTAAGCAAGTATTTCTATTTTGCTAATGTCTACAGAATTTCTGTTAGgtgattgaaaatgatgattACTTGCATTGGACTTTTGATATAGGAGTTGCAAATCTACTTTGGAGATGAATCATTTTCACTGGGGGGAGTAGGATGATCTGACGTACAATCATGATGTACCCTTAAAAACCTCATGAATTGCTCGCTTCTGTTCTATTTATTGTTACTTCTGCTTATGCTTTTGACCTGTCTGGAAGAAGTTTATATGCCTGACCTGGCTCCATAGATGGGGTTTTCATCTTATTTAAACATGTACCTTGATGATGAAACACCATTATGATGCATAACTTATAACTTTTTGTGACTGGTATTTGGGAGTCTTGAGCCTTGCCTATGACCTATTTCTCCTTAAAGAGGCACAACTAATTAAAGCCTGTGATGACTTTTTACTTTAGCATATGAAGGATCTATTGTCAAACTGATTGACTTATTTGAAATCATTTAGGCTTCCAAGTATTCTCTGTTCACAGCTCTTCTACATCTGCAGTTCTGTCTTTGTACTCTTTTTCTACGTTGGTTACGTACATGTACTTGTAATGTGATCAAGGTGGTCTGTATGCTTAAagttacctttttttttggaagtcTATTTTCACTTTGTCTTCCTTGTCATGGAGTGAGATGGGGTTAGGTGTAGGGGGAAGGGCATCACTACAATTGCGTATTTATCCTTTTTCATCCGCATCCATAATATCTCCACAATTTTAACGTGTAGTCAGTGTTTTGTTGGAAGCAGAGAGTGAGAGGGGGGTTTGTTGTATGTCACCTAATTAAGAGTACGAGTATCAACATATAGTCTAAGGTGTACATGTAGCCACTTACTTGGTGGGTCCAGAAATAGGTAAAGTTTGTGCTTAAGCATGATGCTATTATTTcagaatgaaatgcaaattgCAGTGAAGCAGAGAAAACTTGGAGTGCCAGTTGGTGACACCCTTCTGGGGAAAACAGTGAGTTTCTGAGTTCCTTCGGAATGAATACTCCCTTTCTTTTTGTGCCATCTTTCCTTATGGTAATTTTATCTTGCTTGACATTACACCCTACTTTGAAATTGAACTCCATATTAACAGTGGCACCAAATTCTGAGGTGCATTGGGACCCATAGCggggaaaaagggaaaacatGGCATGACAAGCTACTAATCTACTACTAAACATATCTCCTATGATTTTTGTCTTATGGGACATCATGAAAGGAAATTCCATTCAGGGAAAAGGAAGAATCTTTTCAATAAACTAATAATGAA
Protein-coding regions in this window:
- the LOC113714627 gene encoding uncharacterized protein isoform X1, yielding MHRAGSSTSLLLVTVVKSLEAVGLVGRSSGRWSQSPSSHHTLHRHFFISRIPGRHSGEGQKMDNGSDQVTRVLFCGPHFPASHDYTREYLQDYPFVKVDDVPFDSVPDVIGNYHLCVVKSMRLNSELISHAKRMKLIMQYGVGLEGVDIGAASKHGIKIARIPSGATGNAVSCAEMAIYLILGLLRKQNEMQIAVKQRKLGVPVGDTLLGKTVFIMGFGNIGIKLAQRLRPFGVKIIATKRSWASYLDKSCKTEAFCTENGTEDDLVDEKGTHEHIIDFASKADIVVCCLVMNAETAGIVNEGFISSMKKGALLVNIARGGLLDYNAVLHHLESGHLGGLGIDVAWTEPFDPDDAILNFPNVIITPHVAGVTEYSYRYMAKVVGDVALQVHAGKPLTGIEIVN
- the LOC113714627 gene encoding uncharacterized protein isoform X2 → MHRAGSSTSLLLVTVVKSLEAVGLVGRSSGRWSQSPSSHHTLHRHFFISRIPGRHSGEGQKMDNGSDQVTRVLFCGPHFPASHDYTREYLQDYPFVKVDDVPFDSVPDVIGNYHLCVVKSMRLNSELISHAKRMKLIMQYGVGLEGVDIGAASKHGIKIARIPSGATGNAVSCAEMAIYLILGLLRKQNEMQIAVKQRKLGVPVGDTLLGKTVFIMGFGNIGIKLAQRLRPFGVKIIATKRSWASYLDKSCKTEAFCTENGTEDDLVDEKGTHEHIIDFASKADIVVCCLVMNAETAGIVNEGFISSMKKGALLVNIARGGLLDYNAVLHHLESGHLGGLGIDVAWTEPFDPDDAILNFPNVIITPHVAGVTEYSYRYMAKGIHKKATGISFMMCTIVH